In a genomic window of Thiolapillus brandeum:
- the pcnB gene encoding polynucleotide adenylyltransferase PcnB, with the protein MQEKLPITTPAIISRSEHSISRANISEPALKVLYRLKKSGYQAHLVGGGVRDLLLGREPKDFDVATNATPEQVKACFGNARIIGRRFRLVHVRFGREIIEVATFRSLQFQQGEQSDEGMVLRDNEFGTIEEDALRRDFTVNALYYNISDFSVVDYSGGMADLEAGLLRLLGDPETRYREDPVRMLRAARFAAKLGFNIEASTEEPIPRLGHLLAEVPSARLYEEVLKLFIGGYAVSAFEKLRHYDLFARLFPQTEEALSHEDHEFPLTLVLKGLENTDKRLAQGKPVTPAFLFAVLLWEPLRLIAEELQAEGVPFYQALQEAGGLVIGRQVQRVAIPRRFSTPMREIWTLQARFHNTKGKRPLRLLAHPRFRAAYDFLLLRAEAGEADTELAAWWTRFQEQQGLDPKGGSKPAGSKRRRRRPRKKRSSI; encoded by the coding sequence TTGCAGGAAAAACTACCCATTACTACACCAGCCATTATTTCCCGGTCTGAACACAGCATTTCCCGGGCAAACATCTCCGAACCTGCTTTGAAGGTGCTGTATCGCCTGAAAAAGAGCGGTTACCAGGCACACCTGGTGGGCGGTGGTGTGCGCGACCTTCTGTTGGGCCGGGAACCCAAGGATTTCGATGTGGCTACCAATGCCACTCCAGAACAGGTCAAGGCCTGTTTTGGCAATGCGCGCATCATTGGCCGGCGTTTCCGTCTGGTGCATGTGCGCTTTGGCCGGGAGATCATCGAGGTGGCGACGTTTCGCAGCCTGCAGTTTCAGCAGGGAGAGCAATCTGATGAAGGCATGGTGCTGCGGGACAATGAATTCGGAACCATAGAAGAGGATGCCCTGCGGCGGGATTTTACCGTGAACGCCCTCTACTACAATATTTCTGATTTTTCCGTCGTTGATTACAGTGGCGGCATGGCAGACCTGGAAGCGGGATTGCTGCGACTGCTGGGTGATCCGGAAACCCGCTATCGGGAAGACCCCGTACGCATGTTGCGTGCCGCCCGTTTTGCCGCCAAGCTGGGGTTCAATATCGAAGCCTCTACCGAGGAGCCGATTCCCCGCCTTGGCCATCTACTGGCGGAAGTGCCCTCTGCGCGCCTCTATGAAGAAGTGCTCAAACTGTTTATTGGTGGCTATGCGGTGAGTGCCTTTGAAAAGCTGCGTCACTATGACCTGTTTGCCCGGCTTTTCCCTCAGACCGAGGAAGCCTTGTCTCATGAAGATCACGAATTTCCCCTGACCCTGGTGCTCAAGGGGCTGGAGAATACGGATAAGCGCCTGGCTCAGGGCAAGCCTGTAACGCCTGCCTTTTTGTTTGCCGTGTTGCTTTGGGAGCCCTTGCGGCTGATTGCCGAGGAGTTGCAGGCAGAGGGAGTGCCTTTTTATCAGGCGCTTCAGGAAGCGGGTGGGCTGGTGATTGGCCGACAGGTACAGCGAGTGGCCATACCCCGGCGTTTTTCCACCCCCATGCGGGAGATCTGGACGCTACAGGCGCGTTTTCACAACACCAAAGGCAAGCGCCCCTTGCGCCTGTTGGCGCATCCGCGTTTCCGCGCCGCCTATGATTTCCTGCTGTTACGGGCCGAAGCCGGGGAGGCTGATACTGAATTGGCGGCCTGGTGGACCCGTTTCCAGGAACAGCAGGGGCTGGATCCCAAAGGCGGCAGCAAACCTGCCGGCAGTAAACGTCGACGCCGCAGGCCGCGCAAGAAACGTTCATCGATATGA
- the folK gene encoding 2-amino-4-hydroxy-6-hydroxymethyldihydropteridine diphosphokinase — MIAAYIGLGSNLDHPRQQVLRAMDELDALPQSRLGRVSSLYISPPMGPQDQPDYVNAAAQLHTELPPLELLDALQAIEKAHHRVRAERWGARTLDLDLLLYGDETMDSERLTIPHPGMAQRRFVLQPLAEIDAYLQVPGLGTVQALLEACPQQTVRRSDEQ, encoded by the coding sequence ATGATCGCCGCCTACATTGGTCTGGGCAGCAACCTGGATCACCCCCGGCAGCAGGTGCTGCGCGCTATGGATGAGCTGGATGCTCTGCCTCAGTCCCGGTTGGGCAGAGTGTCTTCTTTGTATATCAGCCCACCCATGGGTCCACAAGACCAGCCGGATTATGTGAATGCTGCGGCGCAATTGCATACGGAATTGCCCCCCCTGGAGTTGCTCGATGCCCTGCAGGCTATTGAAAAAGCCCATCACCGGGTGCGAGCTGAGCGCTGGGGAGCGAGAACCCTGGACTTGGATTTGCTATTGTATGGTGATGAAACCATGGATAGTGAACGCCTGACCATCCCGCATCCCGGCATGGCCCAACGCCGTTTCGTGTTGCAGCCTCTGGCCGAAATCGATGCATATTTACAGGTACCTGGCCTGGGTACAGTACAGGCATTGCTGGAAGCCTGTCCGCAACAGACCGTGAGAAGATCCGATGAACAGTAA
- the panB gene encoding 3-methyl-2-oxobutanoate hydroxymethyltransferase yields MNSKVTISTLDAMKSEGRKIAVLTAYDASFSRLADAAGVEVILVGDSLGMVVQGQESTLPVTVEEMVYHTAMVKRGCSRPLIVADMPFMSHGTPRQALDNAGRLMKEGGAHMVKLEGGHAQVETVRHLTDRAVPVCAHLGLMPQSIHQLGGYKVQGRDSNSAERILADAHELQEAGAQMLVLECVPELLAREVSLALSIPVIGIGAGRSCDGQVLVLHDMLGITLGKAPRFSHDFMAGAASIESAIRAYVQAVHNGSFPAEEHCFK; encoded by the coding sequence ATGAACAGTAAAGTTACCATCAGCACTCTGGATGCCATGAAGTCCGAGGGCCGCAAAATTGCCGTACTCACTGCCTACGATGCCAGCTTTTCACGCCTGGCCGATGCTGCCGGGGTGGAAGTCATTCTGGTGGGCGATTCTTTGGGTATGGTGGTGCAGGGGCAGGAAAGCACCCTGCCGGTAACCGTGGAAGAGATGGTCTATCACACTGCCATGGTAAAACGTGGCTGTAGCCGCCCTCTGATCGTGGCTGACATGCCCTTTATGAGTCACGGTACGCCGCGGCAGGCCCTGGACAATGCCGGGCGTCTGATGAAGGAGGGGGGGGCGCATATGGTCAAACTGGAAGGCGGACATGCCCAGGTAGAGACCGTCAGGCACCTTACAGACCGTGCGGTTCCGGTGTGTGCACATCTGGGCTTGATGCCTCAGTCCATCCACCAGCTGGGAGGCTACAAAGTGCAGGGCAGGGACAGCAATAGTGCTGAACGGATACTGGCTGACGCTCATGAACTGCAGGAGGCAGGTGCGCAGATGCTGGTACTGGAATGCGTGCCCGAACTGCTGGCCAGAGAGGTCAGCCTGGCGTTGAGTATTCCTGTGATCGGTATCGGCGCCGGCAGGAGTTGCGATGGCCAGGTATTGGTGTTGCATGACATGCTGGGCATCACCCTGGGCAAGGCACCACGCTTCAGTCATGATTTCATGGCTGGTGCTGCTTCCATTGAAAGCGCCATCCGGGCCTACGTGCAAGCGGTCCACAACGGCAGCTTTCCTGCCGAAGAGCACTGTTTCAAATGA